Proteins encoded within one genomic window of Ottowia sp. SB7-C50:
- a CDS encoding carboxyl transferase domain-containing protein, with product MPTIETKLNARSADFQANAAAMRALVDDLKAQVDKVGLGGGEAARKKHMDRGKLLPRVRVQMLLDPGTPFLEVAPLAALGMYKEKDGNDAAPAAGVITGIGRVSGVDCMIVCNDATVKGGTYYPLTVKKHLRAQEIAEANRLPCIYLVDSGGANLPNQDDVFPDRDHFGRIFFNQANMSAKGIAQIAVVMGSCTAGGAYVPAMSDETIIVKNQGTIFLGGPPLVKAATGEVVSAEDLGGGDVHTRLSGVADHLAQNDMHALALAREAVARLNAKKAYAGALQAPAAPKYAADELYGVIPTDTRKPFDVREIIARIVDNSEMHEFKSRYGTTLVCGFAHIEGMPVGIIANNGILFAESARKGAHFIELCCQRKIPLVFLQNITGFMVGRKYENEGIARDGAKMVTAVATANVPKFTIIIGGSFGAGNYGMCGRAYSPRFLWMWPNARISVMGGEQAASVLATVRRDGIESKGGQWSADEEEAFKAPIRQQYEVQGHPYYATARLWDDGVIDPADTRRVLALGLSAAQNAPVPDVKFGVFRM from the coding sequence ATGCCCACCATCGAAACCAAACTCAACGCCCGCTCGGCGGACTTCCAGGCCAACGCTGCCGCCATGCGCGCGCTGGTCGATGACCTGAAGGCCCAGGTCGACAAGGTCGGCCTGGGTGGCGGCGAGGCCGCGCGCAAGAAGCACATGGACCGCGGCAAGCTGCTGCCGCGCGTGCGCGTGCAGATGCTGCTCGACCCCGGCACGCCCTTTCTCGAAGTGGCGCCGCTCGCCGCATTGGGCATGTACAAGGAAAAGGACGGCAACGACGCCGCGCCCGCCGCCGGCGTCATCACCGGCATCGGGCGCGTGTCGGGCGTCGACTGCATGATCGTGTGCAACGACGCCACGGTGAAGGGCGGCACCTACTACCCGCTCACCGTCAAGAAGCACCTGCGCGCGCAGGAAATCGCTGAAGCCAACCGCCTGCCCTGCATCTACCTGGTCGATTCGGGCGGCGCCAACCTGCCCAACCAGGACGACGTGTTCCCCGACCGCGACCACTTTGGCCGTATCTTCTTCAACCAGGCCAACATGAGCGCCAAGGGCATCGCGCAGATCGCGGTGGTCATGGGCAGCTGCACGGCCGGCGGCGCCTACGTGCCGGCCATGAGTGACGAAACCATCATCGTCAAGAACCAGGGCACCATCTTCCTCGGCGGCCCGCCGCTGGTGAAGGCCGCCACGGGCGAGGTCGTCAGCGCCGAAGACCTGGGCGGCGGCGACGTGCACACGCGCCTGTCGGGCGTGGCCGACCACCTGGCGCAGAACGACATGCACGCGCTGGCGCTGGCGCGTGAAGCCGTCGCGCGGCTCAATGCCAAAAAGGCCTATGCCGGCGCCCTCCAAGCGCCGGCAGCTCCTAAATATGCAGCAGACGAGCTGTACGGCGTGATCCCCACCGACACGCGCAAGCCCTTCGACGTGCGCGAGATCATCGCCCGCATTGTCGACAACTCCGAGATGCACGAATTCAAGTCGCGCTACGGCACCACGCTGGTGTGCGGCTTCGCGCACATCGAAGGCATGCCCGTCGGCATCATCGCCAACAACGGCATCCTGTTTGCCGAGTCCGCGCGCAAGGGCGCGCACTTCATCGAACTGTGCTGCCAGCGCAAGATTCCGCTCGTCTTCCTGCAGAACATCACCGGCTTCATGGTCGGCCGCAAGTACGAGAACGAAGGCATCGCCCGCGACGGCGCCAAGATGGTGACGGCCGTGGCCACCGCCAACGTGCCCAAGTTCACCATCATCATTGGCGGCAGCTTCGGCGCCGGCAACTACGGCATGTGCGGCCGCGCGTATTCGCCGCGCTTCCTGTGGATGTGGCCCAACGCGCGCATCAGCGTGATGGGCGGCGAGCAGGCGGCCAGCGTGCTGGCCACGGTGCGGCGCGACGGCATCGAGTCCAAGGGCGGCCAGTGGTCTGCCGACGAGGAAGAAGCCTTCAAGGCACCCATCCGCCAGCAGTACGAAGTGCAGGGCCACCCCTACTACGCCACCGCCCGCCTGTGGGACGACGGCGTGATCGACCCCGCCGACACGCGCCGCGTGCTGGCGCTGGGCCTGTCGGCGGCGCAGAACGCGCCGGTGCCGGACGTGAAGTTCGGCGTGTTCCGGATGTGA
- a CDS encoding dienelactone hydrolase family protein, whose translation MLARLRLACARVLRGGAAALLAAGALTAHAADVVLPGPDGLALRAHWFPATNGSGAAQPVVLALHGCGGLHNPQGRLSARDRDYVRWLGQRGYQVLMPDSFGSRGLGSQCGTRYGDRQIGVSTRRQDVLAALAWLKAQQVDASRVALLGWSNGATTALTVLDPAQGDVPALAGAAVFYPGCGAFVKRNAVLAPQVPLLVQLGAADDWTPPEPCQRFVAAQQARGHADVTLRAYEGAYHGFDSTAPVRFRADVPNGVNRAGVHQGGDPAARAQALAELERFLARVLGAQGH comes from the coding sequence GTGCTGGCCCGACTGCGCCTGGCGTGCGCCCGCGTGTTGCGCGGGGGCGCGGCCGCGCTGCTGGCCGCCGGCGCGCTGACCGCGCACGCGGCCGACGTCGTGCTACCGGGGCCGGATGGCCTGGCGCTCCGGGCGCACTGGTTTCCCGCCACGAATGGATCTGGCGCTGCGCAGCCCGTGGTGCTGGCGCTGCACGGTTGCGGCGGCCTGCACAACCCCCAGGGGCGGCTGTCGGCACGCGACCGCGACTATGTGCGGTGGCTGGGCCAGCGCGGCTACCAGGTGCTGATGCCCGACAGCTTTGGCTCACGCGGCTTGGGCAGCCAGTGCGGCACGCGTTATGGCGACCGGCAGATCGGCGTGTCCACGCGCCGCCAGGACGTGCTGGCCGCGCTGGCCTGGCTGAAGGCGCAGCAGGTGGACGCTTCGCGTGTGGCGCTGCTGGGCTGGTCGAACGGCGCCACCACCGCGCTCACCGTGCTCGACCCCGCGCAGGGCGACGTGCCCGCGCTGGCCGGCGCGGCGGTGTTCTACCCCGGCTGCGGCGCGTTCGTGAAGCGCAACGCGGTGCTGGCGCCGCAGGTGCCGCTGCTCGTGCAACTGGGCGCCGCCGACGACTGGACGCCCCCCGAGCCGTGCCAGCGCTTTGTCGCCGCGCAGCAGGCCAGGGGCCACGCCGATGTGACGCTGCGCGCCTACGAAGGCGCCTACCACGGCTTCGACAGCACGGCGCCGGTGCGCTTTCGGGCCGACGTGCCCAACGGCGTCAACCGTGCCGGCGTGCACCAGGGTGGCGACCCCGCGGCGCGTGCGCAGGCGCTGGCCGAACTGGAGCGCTTTCTGGCCCGGGTGCTGGGCGCCCAAGGCCATTGA
- a CDS encoding DUF4126 domain-containing protein has translation MQELIQSVVQWLHGMGIHPNGETAAAVGNAVGQAGVAVGGAIAPAVAKMDMPSLMALAAALGWASGFRLYAVVFLTGAMGYAGWIPLPEGLKLLMHPAVLGASGFMLLVEFFADKIPWLDSVWDSINSVIRIPGGALLAASVFGADSGAMGLVAGLLGGSLAATSFATKATTRAAINTSPEPFSNWLASFFEDGLAVGVMWLATQHPLAFGVALAVMLVVSVLLLVVLWKFLKIVIRKLKAFFAGGAPAPSGA, from the coding sequence ATGCAGGAACTCATTCAATCCGTCGTCCAGTGGTTGCACGGCATGGGCATCCACCCCAATGGCGAAACCGCCGCCGCGGTGGGCAATGCCGTGGGACAGGCGGGCGTGGCCGTGGGCGGCGCCATCGCGCCCGCCGTGGCCAAGATGGACATGCCCTCGCTCATGGCGCTGGCGGCGGCGCTGGGCTGGGCCAGCGGGTTCCGGTTGTACGCGGTGGTGTTTCTGACCGGCGCCATGGGCTACGCGGGGTGGATTCCGCTGCCCGAGGGGCTGAAGCTGCTGATGCACCCGGCCGTGCTGGGCGCCAGCGGCTTCATGCTGCTGGTCGAATTCTTTGCCGACAAGATTCCCTGGCTCGACAGCGTGTGGGACTCGATCAACAGCGTCATCCGCATCCCCGGCGGCGCGCTGCTGGCGGCCAGCGTGTTCGGCGCCGACAGCGGCGCCATGGGCCTGGTGGCCGGCCTGCTGGGCGGTTCGCTGGCGGCCACTTCGTTTGCCACCAAGGCCACCACGCGCGCGGCCATCAACACCAGCCCCGAGCCGTTCAGCAACTGGCTGGCCTCGTTCTTCGAGGACGGCCTGGCCGTGGGCGTGATGTGGCTGGCGACGCAGCACCCGCTGGCCTTTGGCGTGGCGCTGGCGGTAATGCTGGTGGTGTCGGTGCTGCTGCTGGTCGTGTTGTGGAAGTTTTTGAAGATCGTGATCCGGAAGCTGAAGGCGTTCTTCGCCGGCGGCGCGCCGGCGCCCAGCGGCGCGTAG
- a CDS encoding dienelactone hydrolase family protein, whose translation MKPWFSSKAALLAALLALAGVARAQVNAGAPQLNAGLGEQVVMVPHRGKLFNPELETTIYRPPGQGPFPVVVINHGKMAGDVRFQARYQPVSAARFFLARGYAVVVPMRTGFSKSSGSYIGGGCNVESNGRVQAEDVKAVIDWLGEQAWADRRQVLLVGQSHGGWTTLAAGAAGVEGVKGLVNFAGGLRNTDCSGWEGTLARAAGSYGKQVRVPSLWFYGENDSFFPERVWKAMADAYAAGGAPVDVVNTGSFGTDSHFLFGARAAERVWQPKVNDFMAAAGLPTAVRFPDLLRAGQPPVPPASGFAALDDVDKVPYLKPSGRDGYKAFLAKQLPRAFAVGPSGAWAWAEMGDDPLARALANCQRHAKTDCKLYAVDDQVVWKE comes from the coding sequence ATGAAGCCATGGTTCAGCAGTAAAGCCGCGTTGCTCGCCGCGCTGCTGGCGCTGGCGGGCGTGGCGCGGGCGCAGGTCAATGCCGGTGCGCCGCAGTTGAATGCCGGCTTGGGCGAGCAGGTGGTGATGGTGCCGCACCGCGGCAAGCTGTTCAACCCGGAACTGGAAACCACCATCTACCGCCCGCCGGGCCAGGGGCCGTTTCCGGTCGTCGTCATCAATCACGGCAAGATGGCCGGCGACGTGCGCTTTCAGGCGCGCTATCAGCCCGTGAGTGCGGCGCGCTTCTTTCTGGCGCGCGGCTATGCCGTGGTGGTGCCCATGCGCACGGGCTTCTCCAAGTCGTCCGGCAGCTACATCGGCGGCGGCTGCAATGTCGAAAGCAACGGCCGCGTGCAGGCCGAGGACGTGAAGGCCGTGATCGACTGGCTGGGCGAGCAGGCCTGGGCCGATCGGCGCCAGGTGCTGCTGGTCGGCCAGTCACACGGCGGCTGGACCACGCTGGCGGCGGGCGCCGCGGGCGTGGAAGGCGTCAAGGGCCTGGTGAACTTTGCCGGCGGCTTGCGCAACACCGACTGTTCGGGCTGGGAAGGCACGCTGGCGCGCGCCGCCGGCAGCTACGGCAAGCAGGTGCGCGTGCCCTCGCTGTGGTTCTACGGCGAAAACGACAGCTTCTTCCCCGAACGCGTGTGGAAGGCCATGGCCGATGCCTATGCCGCCGGGGGTGCGCCGGTCGACGTCGTCAACACCGGGTCATTTGGCACCGATTCGCATTTTTTATTCGGCGCACGCGCGGCAGAGCGGGTGTGGCAGCCCAAGGTAAACGACTTCATGGCCGCCGCCGGCTTGCCGACGGCGGTGCGCTTTCCTGATCTGCTGCGCGCCGGACAGCCACCGGTTCCGCCCGCCAGCGGTTTTGCCGCATTGGATGACGTGGACAAGGTGCCCTACCTCAAGCCCAGCGGGCGCGACGGCTACAAGGCCTTCCTGGCCAAGCAGTTGCCGCGCGCCTTCGCCGTCGGCCCCAGCGGCGCCTGGGCCTGGGCCGAGATGGGCGACGACCCGCTGGCGCGCGCGCTGGCCAATTGCCAGCGCCACGCCAAGACCGACTGCAAGCTGTACGCCGTGGACGACCAGGTCGTCTGGAAGGAGTGA
- a CDS encoding DinB family protein: MNPTRHFVTLARYNAWATARLLDAVAAVDDDDYRRDIGLFFKSIHGTLNHLLVGEQLLWFRRFAEGVSPRLALDDEAEPDRARVAERLLQGAARWQPLVESWPAERFDDVLRYTTTRGQPATLPFAATLTHVFNHSTHHRGQITAALTQLGQPCPELDLVYMLQQEAR, from the coding sequence ATGAACCCGACACGCCATTTCGTCACCCTGGCCCGCTACAACGCCTGGGCCACGGCACGCCTGCTGGATGCGGTGGCGGCGGTGGACGATGACGACTACCGGCGCGACATCGGCCTGTTTTTCAAGAGCATCCACGGCACGCTCAACCACCTGCTGGTGGGCGAGCAGCTGCTGTGGTTCCGCCGCTTCGCCGAAGGCGTCTCGCCCAGGCTGGCGCTGGATGACGAGGCAGAGCCCGATCGCGCGCGCGTCGCCGAGCGCCTGTTGCAGGGTGCGGCGCGCTGGCAGCCGCTGGTCGAAAGCTGGCCGGCCGAGCGCTTCGACGATGTGCTGCGCTACACCACCACGCGCGGCCAGCCGGCGACGCTGCCTTTTGCCGCTACGCTGACCCACGTCTTCAACCACAGCACGCACCACCGCGGGCAGATCACCGCCGCGCTGACGCAGCTGGGCCAGCCGTGCCCGGAACTCGATCTGGTCTACATGCTGCAGCAGGAGGCGCGATGA
- a CDS encoding enoyl-CoA hydratase/isomerase family protein codes for MTNAIRIATQGHVATVVLSRPEVRNAFNDEVIAELSQAFVQLGDAPDVRAVVLMAEGPAFCAGADLNWMRRMADYTREQNLEDAGKLAFMLRAIYECPKPTIARVQGDVYAGGMGLVAACDMAVSVDTANYCLSEVKLGLIPATISPYVIRAMGPRAAHRYFLTAERFSAQEAHRIGFVHEVVAADALDAKVGELVSALTSASPNAVRECKKLVQDVAERDITRLLIERTVEGIADIRASDEGKEGVQSFLQKRKPAWLAG; via the coding sequence ATGACCAACGCCATCCGCATCGCCACCCAGGGCCACGTCGCCACCGTGGTGCTGAGCCGCCCCGAAGTGCGCAACGCCTTCAACGACGAGGTGATTGCCGAGCTGTCGCAGGCCTTTGTGCAACTGGGCGACGCCCCCGACGTGCGCGCCGTCGTGCTGATGGCCGAAGGCCCCGCCTTCTGCGCCGGCGCCGACCTGAACTGGATGCGCCGCATGGCCGATTACACGCGCGAGCAGAACCTGGAGGACGCCGGCAAGCTGGCCTTCATGCTGCGCGCCATCTACGAATGCCCCAAGCCGACCATCGCGCGCGTGCAGGGCGACGTCTACGCCGGCGGCATGGGCCTGGTGGCGGCGTGCGACATGGCGGTGAGCGTGGACACGGCGAATTACTGCCTGAGCGAAGTGAAGCTGGGCCTGATCCCTGCCACCATCAGCCCCTACGTCATCCGCGCCATGGGCCCGCGCGCGGCGCACCGCTACTTTCTGACGGCCGAGCGCTTCAGTGCGCAAGAGGCGCACCGCATCGGCTTCGTGCACGAGGTGGTGGCGGCCGACGCGCTGGACGCCAAGGTGGGCGAGCTGGTCAGCGCGCTCACCAGCGCCAGCCCCAACGCCGTGCGCGAATGCAAGAAGCTGGTGCAGGACGTGGCCGAGCGCGACATCACGCGCCTGCTGATCGAGCGCACCGTGGAAGGCATCGCCGACATCCGCGCGTCGGACGAAGGCAAGGAAGGCGTGCAGTCCTTCCTGCAAAAGCGCAAGCCGGCGTGGCTGGCGGGATGA
- a CDS encoding LysE family transporter, producing MDARVWLAYFVASWLIALSPGSGAVLSMSHGLQYGVRQTSATIAGLQIGLAFILLVAGVGVGALLVASATAFTVVKVLGAAYLVWLGVRQWRAPVHGGQALDGMPAAAPALSLRQRVVTGALTNATNPKGIVFMVAVLPQFIDPRRPLALQLAILLVTTLAVDTVVMHGYAFIAARLRAALRSASARRAQNRVFGGVLMGMGASLLMVGRVARTG from the coding sequence ATGGATGCTCGTGTCTGGCTGGCGTATTTCGTGGCGTCGTGGCTGATCGCGCTGTCGCCCGGCTCGGGCGCGGTGCTGTCGATGAGCCACGGCCTGCAATACGGCGTGCGCCAGACCAGCGCCACCATCGCCGGGCTGCAAATCGGGCTGGCGTTCATCCTGCTGGTGGCGGGCGTCGGGGTGGGCGCGCTGCTGGTGGCTTCGGCCACCGCGTTCACCGTGGTCAAGGTGCTGGGCGCGGCCTATCTGGTGTGGCTGGGCGTCAGGCAATGGCGCGCGCCGGTGCATGGCGGCCAGGCGCTGGACGGCATGCCGGCCGCGGCGCCGGCCCTGAGCCTGCGCCAGCGCGTGGTGACCGGCGCGCTGACCAATGCCACCAACCCCAAGGGCATCGTCTTCATGGTGGCGGTGCTGCCGCAGTTCATCGACCCCAGGCGCCCGCTGGCGCTGCAACTGGCCATTCTGCTGGTCACCACGCTGGCCGTGGACACGGTGGTGATGCACGGCTACGCCTTCATCGCTGCGCGCCTGCGGGCGGCGCTGCGTTCGGCCAGCGCGCGGCGGGCGCAGAACCGCGTGTTTGGCGGCGTGCTGATGGGCATGGGCGCCAGCCTGCTGATGGTGGGGCGCGTGGCGCGCACCGGCTGA
- a CDS encoding acetyl/propionyl/methylcrotonyl-CoA carboxylase subunit alpha: MFKKILIANRGEIACRVAATARRMGVQTVAVYSDADAHAKHVMACDEAVHVGGSAPKESYLQWQRIIDAAKATGAQAIHPGYGFLSENEDFAQACADNGLVFIGPPASAINAMGLKAESKRLMEAAHVPLVPGYHGTDQDPALLQREADRIGYPVLIKASAGGGGKGMRIVEKAEDFAAALDSCKREAINSFGSDAVLVEKYVQRPRHIEIQVFGDSHGNYVYLFERDCSVQRRHQKVLEEAPAPGLPESIRDAMGQAAINAARAVNYVGAGTVEFIVEQPGGYDAPEQMKFYFMEMNTRLQVEHPVTEAITGLDLVEWQLRVASGEPLPLAQDDLDIQGHAIEARICAENPDNNFLPATGTLHVYRKPPHSAFEIDEVRVDDGVREGDAISPFYDSMIAKLIVRGETREEALAKLDAALAATHIAGLQTNVQFLRHVLATPSFAQARLDTALIQREADRLFKQDKLGIDMVVAAAVAQTVLAERGGEGADPFSRTDGFRSHGIASRRIDFQYAGEPVIAKLRYLHDGLQLKVGEAEPVSIGFTAQPDGRIDVRAGADRQVVRVYPLGEAMHVFGTRGAAQITELDVLSHALEGAGEGGRLTAPMPGKVVSFAVKPGDKVTKGQPLAVMEAMKMEHTIAAPLDGVVQELLYAPGDQVMDGAELLRLGTSA, encoded by the coding sequence ATGTTTAAAAAGATCCTGATCGCCAACCGTGGCGAAATCGCCTGCCGCGTGGCGGCCACTGCGCGCCGCATGGGCGTGCAGACCGTGGCCGTGTATTCCGACGCCGACGCGCACGCCAAGCACGTCATGGCGTGCGACGAAGCGGTGCACGTGGGCGGCAGCGCGCCGAAAGAGAGTTACCTGCAGTGGCAGCGCATCATCGACGCCGCCAAGGCCACGGGCGCGCAGGCCATCCACCCCGGCTACGGCTTTTTGAGCGAGAACGAGGACTTCGCCCAGGCCTGTGCCGACAACGGCCTGGTGTTCATCGGCCCGCCCGCCAGTGCCATCAACGCGATGGGGCTGAAGGCCGAATCCAAGCGCCTGATGGAAGCCGCCCACGTGCCGCTGGTGCCGGGCTACCACGGCACCGACCAAGACCCGGCGCTGCTGCAGCGCGAGGCCGACCGCATCGGCTACCCGGTGCTGATCAAGGCCAGCGCGGGCGGCGGCGGCAAGGGCATGCGGATCGTCGAAAAGGCCGAAGACTTTGCCGCCGCGCTGGATTCGTGCAAGCGCGAAGCCATCAACAGCTTTGGCAGCGATGCCGTGCTGGTCGAGAAATACGTGCAGCGCCCGCGCCACATCGAGATCCAGGTGTTTGGCGACAGCCACGGCAACTACGTCTACCTGTTCGAGCGCGACTGCTCGGTGCAGCGCCGCCACCAGAAGGTGCTGGAAGAAGCGCCCGCGCCGGGCCTGCCCGAAAGCATTCGCGACGCCATGGGCCAGGCCGCCATCAACGCCGCGCGCGCCGTCAACTATGTCGGCGCGGGCACGGTCGAATTCATCGTCGAGCAGCCGGGTGGCTACGACGCGCCCGAGCAGATGAAGTTCTACTTCATGGAGATGAACACGCGCCTGCAGGTCGAGCACCCGGTGACCGAGGCGATCACCGGCCTCGACCTGGTCGAATGGCAACTGCGCGTGGCCAGCGGCGAGCCGCTGCCGCTGGCGCAGGACGACCTGGACATCCAGGGCCACGCCATCGAGGCGCGCATCTGTGCCGAGAACCCCGACAACAACTTCCTGCCCGCCACCGGCACGCTGCACGTGTACCGCAAGCCGCCGCACAGCGCGTTTGAAATCGACGAAGTGCGGGTGGACGACGGCGTGCGCGAGGGCGACGCCATCAGCCCGTTCTACGACTCGATGATCGCCAAGCTCATCGTGCGGGGCGAAACGCGTGAAGAAGCGCTGGCCAAGCTGGACGCGGCGCTGGCCGCCACGCACATCGCCGGCCTGCAGACCAACGTGCAGTTTCTGCGGCACGTGCTGGCCACGCCGTCGTTCGCGCAGGCCAGGCTCGACACCGCGCTGATTCAGCGCGAGGCCGACCGCCTGTTCAAGCAGGACAAGCTGGGCATCGACATGGTCGTGGCCGCTGCCGTGGCGCAGACCGTGCTGGCCGAGCGCGGCGGCGAGGGCGCCGACCCGTTCAGCCGCACGGACGGCTTCCGCTCGCACGGCATCGCGTCGCGCCGCATCGACTTCCAGTACGCGGGCGAGCCGGTCATTGCCAAGCTGCGCTACCTGCACGACGGGCTTCAGCTGAAGGTGGGCGAGGCCGAGCCGGTCTCCATCGGCTTCACTGCCCAGCCCGACGGCCGCATCGACGTGCGCGCTGGCGCCGACCGGCAGGTGGTGCGCGTGTACCCGCTGGGCGAGGCCATGCACGTGTTCGGCACGCGCGGCGCGGCGCAGATCACCGAACTGGACGTGCTGTCGCACGCGCTCGAAGGCGCGGGCGAGGGCGGGCGACTCACGGCCCCGATGCCCGGCAAGGTCGTCAGCTTTGCCGTCAAACCCGGCGACAAGGTCACCAAGGGCCAGCCGCTGGCGGTGATGGAAGCCATGAAGATGGAACACACCATCGCCGCACCGCTGGACGGCGTGGTGCAGGAGCTGCTGTACGCGCCGGGCGATCAGGTGATGGATGGCGCGGAACTGCTGCGCTTGGGGACATCGGCCTGA
- a CDS encoding YbaK/EbsC family protein: MNTEKPLPDGVQRVAQALRQAGHAHMPVMLDDAARTAQQAADALGIDVGQIAKSIIFRRKADDAAVLVITSGDRRVDEKKVEALVCAEGGGKLGRADAEFVKAKTGFSIGGVSPVAHAMPSVTLIDRELFRFAEIWAAAGHPHGVFKLTPADLEHLTGAPVADVVA, translated from the coding sequence ATGAACACTGAAAAACCGCTTCCCGACGGCGTGCAGCGCGTGGCCCAGGCGCTGCGGCAGGCCGGCCACGCCCACATGCCGGTCATGCTGGACGACGCCGCGCGCACCGCGCAGCAGGCCGCCGACGCGCTGGGCATTGACGTCGGCCAGATCGCCAAGAGCATCATCTTTCGCCGCAAGGCCGACGACGCGGCGGTGCTGGTCATCACCAGCGGCGACCGCCGGGTGGACGAAAAAAAGGTCGAGGCGCTGGTGTGCGCCGAGGGCGGCGGCAAGCTGGGCCGCGCCGACGCCGAGTTCGTGAAGGCCAAGACCGGGTTTTCCATCGGCGGCGTGTCGCCGGTGGCGCACGCCATGCCGTCGGTGACGCTGATCGACCGCGAGCTGTTCCGCTTTGCCGAGATCTGGGCCGCCGCCGGCCACCCGCACGGCGTGTTCAAGCTGACGCCGGCCGACCTGGAACACCTGACCGGTGCGCCGGTGGCGGACGTGGTGGCATGA
- a CDS encoding hydroxymethylglutaryl-CoA lyase, whose protein sequence is MPLPSRVKIVDVGPRDGLQNEKQAVPAAVKIELVHRLQDAGLKEIEVTSYVSPKWVPQMGDNAEVMAGIRRQPGVRYSVLTPNLKGFEAAIAGPRATWPDEIVVFGAASEAFSQKNINCSIAESIERFAPVAEAARDQGIYVRGAMSCTVGCPYEGDIAPERVGYLAGLMKGIGVQHVGVADTIGVGTPRKVQAAIEATLRHYAVDDVSGHFHDTYGQALANTLAALELGVWQYDTSVAGLGGCPYAKGATGNVATEDVVYMLHGMGIDTGIDLDQLIDAGQYISDFLGRKSNSRVATAVLNKRAG, encoded by the coding sequence ATGCCTTTGCCCTCCCGTGTCAAGATCGTCGACGTCGGCCCGCGCGACGGCCTGCAGAATGAAAAACAGGCGGTGCCCGCCGCCGTCAAGATCGAGCTGGTCCATCGCCTGCAGGATGCGGGCCTGAAGGAGATCGAGGTCACCAGCTATGTGTCACCCAAGTGGGTGCCGCAGATGGGCGACAACGCCGAGGTCATGGCCGGCATCCGCCGCCAGCCCGGCGTGCGCTACAGCGTGCTGACGCCCAACCTGAAGGGCTTCGAGGCCGCCATTGCCGGCCCGCGCGCCACCTGGCCCGACGAGATCGTGGTCTTCGGCGCCGCCAGCGAGGCCTTCAGCCAGAAGAACATCAACTGCAGCATCGCCGAAAGCATCGAGCGCTTCGCCCCAGTGGCGGAGGCCGCGCGCGATCAGGGCATCTACGTGCGCGGCGCCATGAGCTGCACCGTGGGTTGCCCGTATGAAGGCGACATCGCGCCCGAGCGCGTCGGCTACCTGGCGGGCCTGATGAAGGGCATCGGCGTGCAGCACGTGGGCGTGGCCGACACCATTGGCGTCGGCACGCCGCGCAAGGTGCAGGCGGCCATCGAGGCGACGTTGCGGCACTACGCCGTCGACGACGTGTCGGGCCACTTCCACGACACCTACGGCCAGGCGCTGGCCAACACGCTGGCCGCGCTGGAGCTGGGCGTGTGGCAGTACGACACGTCGGTGGCCGGCCTGGGTGGCTGCCCGTATGCCAAGGGCGCTACCGGAAACGTAGCAACCGAAGACGTGGTGTACATGCTGCACGGCATGGGCATCGACACCGGCATCGACCTCGACCAGCTGATCGACGCCGGGCAGTACATCAGCGACTTCCTGGGCCGCAAATCGAATTCGCGCGTGGCGACGGCGGTGCTGAACAAGCGCGCGGGGTAA